GGTATTTACGCTGGAAATTTTACATGCTGGCGCACATCGTTTTTCCTCCATGTGATTTGCTTCTATCAGTGTTACACATGCTCTACTGAAGATAAAGATTACAAGCCTTATAATTGTCAAGATATTTTTACAAATTGCTTGGCACCGATGGCTTCTTTTTTGTTCATCCAGCTCACTCACGCTGTCAATTGGATTGAATCACAAACCAATTCGCCAGTTCCCCATTCTCAGTGCTGTGTGCAACTGACTGTTTTACCagagtgcttttattttgaaggcccgaCTTTTCACGGGCTGCAGGGATGTGGACAGAAGCTGTGGTGCTCCAGCAGGaccagaaaagtttttattttcttatggaagataaaaacagCAACGAGAAACGGCAAAATAAACGAGGACAGCTGTGGATAAGAGGCTATaacatatttacagacttttcTATAAATCAAATAATTGATGGCAAAAACTCACAAGCAAGAACTCCGCCAGTTGTGCAGTCGACTCCTGTCTGCAGACTCCACGGGAGGATAGGAGCTGCAGGAGGTGGAGGCGGAGGGGGCTTACTAGCAGATGACGAGGACaccgaggaggaggaagaagggtCTGATGAGGATAGAGGTAAAGAGAGAGAGGCGAGACCACCCCCCACTGACGAGGAGGGTGAAGGAGGTGAGGCAGCAGATTTGGGTGCATTGTCCGAAAGAGGGGGCATTGTGGTGGGTGTAGACAAGGTGATGCTGAGGCCAGTTCCTTGGGGCCCGGATATGCTGGCTGGACTCGATGGCGTGTGTGGGGGGCTGGTGTGAGTTGGGCAGTCCTCAGCAAGGAAGGAAGGCTCTGGAGTCTTGCAGCTGCTGTCCACAGTCTGAGAGTCTGGTGAAGACTCCCTTGTGTCCCTCAGGGGAGCAATTGAAGGTGGAGGTGTGCGGGGCGGTGAGGATGCGGGTGGAAGCAGACTTGTAAAAGacgaggaggatgaggaggatgaCAAACAAGGAATAGGACCCGCTTGGCCAGTGAGTGGACTGACTGACTTTTTACCATCGCCTCCAGTGGAAAAAACCTCCAGGGAGGCTGCGCTCCAGCCTTCAGATGTCGCTTTTGATTGGCCTCCATCTTCGGAGGCCGCGCCTGCTGCTCCACCTTTATCCTTGACCTTCTTGACCAAGCGACGGCGGCGCTTTGTTGCCAATGTGGACGAAGGGGAGGACGTGGAGGAAGAAGTGGATGTGATAGAACCAGGCTTGGTTTTCTTAGATTTCAATGCCAAAGGACTGCTTAAAGAGGGTGGTAGTGCTTTCAGGCTATTACGCTTGCCCATACTGGACATATCTTTACTGCGGACTACTACTGACAGAGGTTCAGAGCAAGGTTTAAGGAATGGTGACCTGCTCTCATTGTCTCTGCAGAAGACTACCGCAATTGAACCACCCACAACAGATCCTCCGGAACCCCCTCCTGTACCACCTGGACCAAGGAGGTCCATACCCAGCTTACTGGATGCAACCGATGTCCCAGTGGTGCTGCTCACACCCTCACGCACCAAAACTGACACTTTGGACTGAAGTTTGGTTTTCCGACCGTTGCCGTCTTTCTTCGATTTGCTCGAGCGACTCAAATCTTTTTTGCTGCCTTTATCCCAAACTTTGTCTTTTCCCATCTTCCGGTTTCGTTTAGCAAGAGGAAGGCCTGATGAGATGGGGGCAGAATCAGAGGGGTGAGATAGTGAGGAAATGCCTTTGCTTTTGGTTTTATTGTAAGAGGAGGATGAAGAGGATAGAGTTGGTTTCTTAAATGTGCGTCCTTTCTTTTTGGGGCGATGTCGTTCGGTCTTGGGGCTGGTTTTAGATTTCGggctgggaacaggtgggtctgTGGGCAGGGCTGGTGGAGGTGTATCTTCCAATGATGGGTAGTCAGAGTCCAAAGCTTCACCATCTAATGACAACATATCCAGCTCCAGTTTATCCGAATAGTGGTCTGAGTCATAGCTGTGATATCTTGGAGGAGACAGTGACTGTGATCGACCGTGATAAGGTCCTCGGTCCATTTCCTCACCACCCGAGTGCCATCTTCTTTTCTTCTTCCTCTTGTGGAGCTTGTCCGTGTCCTGCACGTTATGACAGGGTGAAGCTTGCGAGAGTATAGGAGAGCCGGGTACGGTGGTTGTTGTGGTGCTGGTGACTGTGATGGTTCGCTTGATGGCAAACAGGTCTGAACCATTAAGGTCCTGAATAGATGGCGGAACAACAGGACGTCCGTCCCGGTGCCGTTCCTGCTCATGATGCCGGTCTCGGTCCCTGCTTCTTCTGGACCTTTTTGAAATGTCCCGCTCTCTGCTGCTTGAGTGATATCTTCCCTTACGTTTCCTCTCATCCTTTCTCAAACTAGAACTTGTATCTCTTCCATCTCTGTAGGAAAAGCTGCGGTTTTGTTCACTCTCCCTCCGCCTGTCTGGCTCTGTTTTTCGGTCTCTGTCTCTTCCCCTGTCCCGGTCTCTACCTCTGTCCCTGTCCTTATCTCTTTCCCTGTCGCGATGTCGCTCTACAGAATGGCTGGAGAACGAGTGTCTACTGTGGCCCTCTCGTCTCAATGAGTTGCGTGAACGTGAACCCTCTGGACTACTGTGATGCGTTCTCTTCCTCTTCTGACTACTACTCCTACTACTTCTCCTACTTTTACCTTCCTTATAATTCTTGTCCTCTTCATTCTTCTCCCTACACCTTTCCCGATCTGCCTCTTTTTCCTTCCGCTTTTTCTTTCGTTTCTCATCTTTATCCCGAGCCTTGTTATCCTTACTTCGCTGTCTGTTCTGGTCCTTGGAGCTTTTGGCTGACTTGCGGTTCTTGCTTCCTTGCTCAGCAGCAGGTGGGAGAGGGGAAGAAGGTGGAGAGTTAATGGGGGGAGAAAGAGGAGGCAACGGTTGAGAAGACGGTGGGGACGATCCAGGACAGGATAGATAGCGTTCCTTCCTCTTGCTTACAAGTTTCCTTCTCAGATCCTCCACTCCCACTACAGGCTCATCCTCGGGCTCTTCCCAGTGACTGTCTGCACATACAGACACAAATCCATCGCCATCCAGCACCCGGAGGATGCGTTCCGGCTTTGGATCAAAGAAGGTGATCTTAGGAGAGTTTAAAGGCGTTCTCTTGCTGCTAATGTCTCTCTCAATAGCCACAACAATCTCCCCCTCCTCAATCTCAGAATTTTCTGAGTCAGCTCTGCGACCTCGGCCTTTGGTAGTACTGTAGTCGACCCGCCGTCTATGAGAGAGCTCTGTAGCTGGAGGAGGGCTTGGTGGGTCAGTTAAAATGTCAGTAGAATCTGGaggctcctcctccttcttctcacCAATTTCTCTCTCAGTGTTTTTATTCTCTTCTGTTATTTTACCACTTTCATCATCAGCATCTGATGCCGGAGAACCAGTTGGGTCAAATGGGTCATACTTTTCTCCCTCGTCTTCTTCCATATTTGCGTCTTTTTCCACTTCAGTAGGATGAAAAGGGTCATAAATATCATTTTTTCTACCTTCTTCACAATCAACAGTGCGAGGAAAGGACTGTGCTGAGGTTGGTGTAGATAGGGATGTGGCCAGAGACGACATTGCTAGAGAAGCAGACGTGGAAGATACCGTCGCCGCTTCTGCTCCTGTCGTCGGACTTTCAACATGATTCTGAACAGCTGATGAGCTAGCACAGGCAGAGGATGTCGTAGATGAGGGAGAAGACTGATCAGACGATGGAGAGGACCGAGAAAACGAGGGTGAGCAATGAGTAGGACTTCTGCCGGTATCTCTTTGGGATGTGGATGAGGAGGTAGTCAGCCTCTTTTTGAGGCTTGATGCAGATGGCATGTCCATGGGTCAGGACTGCTAGTTGTTAGTGTGCCGGACCTGGAGGTTTGAAGCCCGGGGAAAGTCCACTGAAAGGTTGGAAACCACAAACACCCACCTGGTAAAGACAAGAGAATGATGCATtacatttaaatgttttaaagtCTTAAAATATTAATGCAACTGCAGCTTATGAATTGGATTGAACAGATGTAGTTACATGCTACAACTTAATTGAAACAAATTAGTTTAGTGTTTTACATGAATTTGTTTAAATCAACATGCCTCGGGTTGGCTGGCTCACGTCCACATGAGCAATTGTCAAGATAACCGAAACCAACACTACTTACCCATTTACCTGAGACTTTGGCTGTTAGGAGAATGGACAATAATAACTGCTTTTTAAACCTATGACAGTTTGTTGGTACATTTTCCTTCATTTGTATAACATTTGTATTTAGATTGTAATGTTTTCATACTAGTAACAAGGGATGGGCGATATTGCAAAAGAATCAATATCAATTTTGCGATATttattgcagcctcctgcgataacaacATATTAATTGGTATGTAAATGATAATTAAACCGTTTCAAAACGGGCAACAGAGGCTAATTAGGTTTCAGACATATGCTGTAACATTACATCATTTCCGGTTGTATTATTCTCTTAAAACTATTATTATTCTACTCGTTAATAGCtggttactttctgctgtaacatggCTTTATCTACACTTCAGGTAAGATTAATAAGCACTGATTCTTCTGGTGTTTGGATACGTTACATCAGTCATACAAAAAATTTGAGTATCGATATAATACCAACTAGTTGCAGGGGCAGTACTGGCCATACCAATGCTGACACTTAAAATTCCCAAAATAATCCAATGCTACGATTTTTGATTACCATTAAAATCAGACAGAAACACAGGAtcactgtaaaacaaaatcaaataaatatttaactttCTTGCCTTCAAAATTCGCCTGTGTCCTAGGTCTTTCTATTTGataagtttgtaaacaataacgaCAAATTATTttctgataataaaaaatatcaatctaatTACTGTTGTCCCAACCCATCTTGGTGTCATTCTATTGATCCACTCACCTTAGTTTACCTTGAGGTGAGCATATCTTCCTAAGGTGCGTAGTAGAGAATGTTTAGCTCTTTCTAGTCCTCCAGggagaatatttgtaaaaaaacatagtttatttGCCGCAAACAAGGTGAGGATTAGTCACTTACAATTTTCCTTCCAATTTTTCATAtttgtgagcaaacgccaaaactccttgagcattcagagGCGCACATGCGAGCGACGGCAGACatgcttatctttttattcgattttgtgggCGGCCtggatttgccgtgcgcagatgacgcgtgagcagtgtgcaattgcacaggcgcgtaccttagaggtaACGGTCACTTATAAGTAGCTTTGCACATTAGCCACTACTCAGAATGCTATACATTGTGTTGAGGCCGCACGTTTGTTCGCTTGTTGCTGTTAAATTTGcaggacacagctagaatgttCATCAATGTGCATAATCATAACAGTGGtaatattttgttatattttatattctatCCATACATATAAGTGAGCAATATTCCGCATTTTCTTGTTTTTCCATTATGCTTTACTtctgttactgtatgtaaaaacctgcactgtAACAacgtaatttccccattgtggaatAAATACAAGTCAATCCTATTCTATCATATGTCGCGCACCCCTACTCTTAACATTCCTTTTGCGGTAATTTAGATGTatttcttgacttctttgacaatAAAACTTATGGTTGCTtacaatctaaaaaaaatattaaataggtGCATTTTGTAAGTTACTGTGGTACGATCCGGGTTTTATTTGCTTTTATTTGATTAAAATCTGCCTGTGTCCTAGGTCTTTCTACTTGCTGAGTTTGTGACAATTTATTTTGCTgatagtaaaaaaatatcaatctaatcaCTGTTGTATAAACacaataaagaaaactcattgaatgagaaggggtgtccaaacttttggcctgtactgtacataacaGACAAGAGTTGAATGTTCTAATAAAAATGCTGCCACGGTTTTTCCAcggacattaaaacaacatgtttAAAGTGTGGTTTTTGCACTACTATGGTATGTTCTCAGGTTAAAATTATGCTGCAAAATATAACCTATGATTTTTGTTTGTCTGTTTTTGATTCACCCCCACCCTCAGCACATTATTGCCATATCATTATTgacaggggcagcacggtggaagaggggttagttagtgcatctgcctcacaatacgaaagtcctgagtagtcctgaatgcaggatctttctgtgtggtttTTGCACTACTATGGTATGTTCTCAGGTTAAATTATGCTGCAAAATATAAACTATGGTTTTTGTTGGTCTGTTTTTGTTTCACCCCCACCCTCAGCGCATTATTGCTATATCATTATTGACGGGGACAGCACGGTAGAAcagaggttagtgcatctgcctctcaatacaaaggtcctgaccagtcctgggttcaatcccgggctcgggatctttctgtgtggagtttgcattttctccccgtgaatgcgtgggttccctgcaggtactccggcttcctcccaccaccaaagacatgcacctggggataggttgattggcaacactaaattggcccaagtttgtgaatgtgagtgtgaatgttgtctatctgtgttggccctgcgatgaggtggcgacttgtccagggtgtacattgcctaccgcccgaatgcagctgagataggcgccaactacccctgcgaccccaaaagggacaaatggtaggaaaatggatggatggcattattgACAGTCATATATCGTGATTCCAAGCCCTACACTAAAATGGGTActgcaataaaacaaataattatcAATAAACCACATAACTTTCACAGAAGGCTACTTTCACACATTTATAGAGCTACGAGGTCACTAAAATTATCTTTTCATTCTGTGCTGCAGTTTTGTTCAGTCTTTGCCTCCCTTCCTGGGGTTTCCTCTCGTGTCAGTTTAGACTGCTAGATCAGGGTTTTAGACAGTTTAAAGTGTGTTTTTTCCACTACTATGGTATGTTCTCAAGTCAAATTATGCTGCAAAATataatcccaggctcaggatctttctgtgtggtttTTGCACTACTATGGTATGTTCTCAGGTTAAATTATGCTGCAAAATATAAACTATGATTTTTGTTggtctatttttgtttcatccccACCCTCAGCGCATTATTGCTATATCATTATTGACAgttgcagcacggtggaagaggggttagttagtgcatctgcctctcgatactttgattgatacttttattagtagattgcacagtacagtacatattccgtacaattgaccactaaatggtaacaccccaataagtttttcaacttgtttaagtcggggtccacgttaatcaattcatggtacaaatatatactatcaacataatacagtcatcacacaagttaatcatcatagtatgtacattgaattatttacattatttacaatccggggggtgggatgaggagctttggttgatatcagaacttcagtcatcaacaattgcatcgacagagaaatgtggacattgaaacagtgtaggtcttacagtaggatatgtacatccagcagagaacatagtgagttcagatagcataagaacaagtatatacattagaagtacatttgagttgtttataatccggggagatgggatgtgaatggaggagggtattagtaaagtgttgaagttgcctggaggtgttgttttagagcggttttgaatgaatatagagatgcacttttatacctgttgggagtgcattccacattgatgtggcatagaaagagaatgagttaagacctttgttagatcgaaatctgggtttaacgtggtttgtggagctccccctggtgttgtggttatggcggtcatttacattaaggaagtagtttgacatgtacttcggtatcaaggaggtgtagcggattttatagactaggctcagtgcaagttgttttactctgtcctccaccctgagccagcccactttggagaagtgggttggattgaggtgtgatctggggtggaggtctaaaaggtcctgagcagtcctgggttcaatcccgggctcgggatatttctgtgtggagtttgcatgtcctcccgtgGCTGAGTGGGTAatctggcttcctcccatctccaaagacatgcacctggggataggctgattggcaacactaaattggccctagtgtgtgaatgtgagtgtgaatgttgtctgtctatctgtgttggccctgtgatgaggtggtgacttgtccagggtgtaccctgcctaccgcccgaatgcagctgagataggcgccagcgaccccaaaaagggacaagcggtagtaaatggatgacaTTATTGACTGTCATATATCGTGATTCCAAGTCCTACACTAAAATGGGTACTGCAATAAAACAAATCATCAATAAATCACATAACTTTCACGGAAGGCTACCGTCACACATTTATAGAGCTACGAGGTCGCTAAAATGATATTTTGATTCTGTCTTTGCCTGCCTTCCTGGGGTTTCTTCTCTTGTCAGTT
The DNA window shown above is from Nerophis ophidion isolate RoL-2023_Sa linkage group LG23, RoL_Noph_v1.0, whole genome shotgun sequence and carries:
- the scaf1 gene encoding splicing factor, arginine/serine-rich 19 isoform X2; amino-acid sequence: MDMPSASSLKKRLTTSSSTSQRDTGRSPTHCSPSFSRSSPSSDQSSPSSTTSSACASSSAVQNHVESPTTGAEAATVSSTSASLAMSSLATSLSTPTSAQSFPRTVDCEEGRKNDIYDPFHPTEVEKDANMEEDEGEKYDPFDPTGSPASDADDESGKITEENKNTEREIGEKKEEEPPDSTDILTDPPSPPPATELSHRRRVDYSTTKGRGRRADSENSEIEEGEIVVAIERDISSKRTPLNSPKITFFDPKPERILRVLDGDGFVSVCADSHWEEPEDEPVVGVEDLRRKLVSKRKERYLSCPGSSPPSSQPLPPLSPPINSPPSSPLPPAAEQGSKNRKSAKSSKDQNRQRSKDNKARDKDEKRKKKRKEKEADRERCREKNEEDKNYKEGKSRRSSRSSSQKRKRTHHSSPEGSRSRNSLRREGHSRHSFSSHSVERHRDRERDKDRDRGRDRDRGRDRDRKTEPDRRRESEQNRSFSYRDGRDTSSSLRKDERKRKGRYHSSSRERDISKRSRRSRDRDRHHEQERHRDGRPVVPPSIQDLNGSDLFAIKRTITVTSTTTTTVPGSPILSQASPCHNVQDTDKLHKRKKKRRWHSGGEEMDRGPYHGRSQSLSPPRYHSYDSDHYSDKLELDMLSLDGEALDSDYPSLEDTPPPALPTDPPVPSPKSKTSPKTERHRPKKKGRTFKKPTLSSSSSSYNKTKSKGISSLSHPSDSAPISSGLPLAKRNRKMGKDKVWDKGSKKDLSRSSKSKKDGNGRKTKLQSKVSVLVREGVSSTTGTSVASSKLGMDLLGPGGTGGGSGGSVVGGSIAVVFCRDNESRSPFLKPCSEPLSVVVRSKDMSSMGKRNSLKALPPSLSSPLALKSKKTKPGSITSTSSSTSSPSSTLATKRRRRLVKKVKDKGGAAGAASEDGGQSKATSEGWSAASLEVFSTGGDGKKSVSPLTGQAGPIPCLSSSSSSSSFTSLLPPASSPPRTPPPSIAPLRDTRESSPDSQTVDSSCKTPEPSFLAEDCPTHTSPPHTPSSPASISGPQGTGLSITLSTPTTMPPLSDNAPKSAASPPSPSSSVGGGLASLSLPLSSSDPSSSSSVSSSSASKPPPPPPPAAPILPWSLQTGVDCTTGGVLAYPLSSQPEPVPIACSSFIRQLFILLSDPPSSSSLAAFIAWIEPGTVHPPELPALSWLHQNPTLSLTPQLRWWMRTDSPTDVAWGAARIHGEL
- the scaf1 gene encoding splicing factor, arginine/serine-rich 19 isoform X1, which translates into the protein MDMPSASSLKKRLTTSSSTSQRDTGRSPTHCSPSFSRSSPSSDQSSPSSTTSSACASSSAVQNHVESPTTGAEAATVSSTSASLAMSSLATSLSTPTSAQSFPRTVDCEEGRKNDIYDPFHPTEVEKDANMEEDEGEKYDPFDPTGSPASDADDESGKITEENKNTEREIGEKKEEEPPDSTDILTDPPSPPPATELSHRRRVDYSTTKGRGRRADSENSEIEEGEIVVAIERDISSKRTPLNSPKITFFDPKPERILRVLDGDGFVSVCADSHWEEPEDEPVVGVEDLRRKLVSKRKERYLSCPGSSPPSSQPLPPLSPPINSPPSSPLPPAAEQGSKNRKSAKSSKDQNRQRSKDNKARDKDEKRKKKRKEKEADRERCREKNEEDKNYKEGKSRRSSRSSSQKRKRTHHSSPEGSRSRNSLRREGHSRHSFSSHSVERHRDRERDKDRDRGRDRDRGRDRDRKTEPDRRRESEQNRSFSYRDGRDTSSSLRKDERKRKGRYHSSSRERDISKRSRRSRDRDRHHEQERHRDGRPVVPPSIQDLNGSDLFAIKRTITVTSTTTTTVPGSPILSQASPCHNVQDTDKLHKRKKKRRWHSGGEEMDRGPYHGRSQSLSPPRYHSYDSDHYSDKLELDMLSLDGEALDSDYPSLEDTPPPALPTDPPVPSPKSKTSPKTERHRPKKKGRTFKKPTLSSSSSSYNKTKSKGISSLSHPSDSAPISSGLPLAKRNRKMGKDKVWDKGSKKDLSRSSKSKKDGNGRKTKLQSKVSVLVREGVSSTTGTSVASSKLGMDLLGPGGTGGGSGGSVVGGSIAVVFCRDNESRSPFLKPCSEPLSVVVRSKDMSSMGKRNSLKALPPSLSSPLALKSKKTKPGSITSTSSSTSSPSSTLATKRRRRLVKKVKDKGGAAGAASEDGGQSKATSEGWSAASLEVFSTGGDGKKSVSPLTGQAGPIPCLSSSSSSSSFTSLLPPASSPPRTPPPSIAPLRDTRESSPDSQTVDSSCKTPEPSFLAEDCPTHTSPPHTPSSPASISGPQGTGLSITLSTPTTMPPLSDNAPKSAASPPSPSSSVGGGLASLSLPLSSSDPSSSSSVSSSSASKPPPPPPPAAPILPWSLQTGVDCTTGGVLALTALLFKMEEANIASRAKAQEFIQATSQILSQANQNQSQSHAPPSSGNSSSSSQIPPPPPPSLPSSHGLSPAQFILQSSLPLVGCTKTPPSHLHPSLGGGCAQTPPPMLPGGLPGFMGSSRDTLWDNESKDPDKYLKKLHTQERAVEEVKLAIKPYYQRKDITKDEYKDILRKAVHKICHSRTGEINPVKVSNLVKLYVQRYKYFRKHGRKMDDEDRDDR